The genome window TATTCCAACAATACCAAATTGTTGGGCAACATCAAGAACCCATGGAAGGAAAGCATCATAGAGTATGCAATCAATAGGACGGGGTGAGTTCTTATGCTTTATGATAAGTTCGGTCAAGGTTTTTGACCCAACAGTTTGTAATCGTACAAGGTAATCGTCAATACTCCTAACTTCAAAGAATCTGCCTTCATCACAACCATCTGATATCGTGTCGAAATCGATGTCGAAGTTGAGTAATTCGGGTTTCATGGTTTCGGAGATGAAGACAGTGGTGGCAAAGGTTGCTTTGAGTCCTTTGGAGGATAAGCGTTTGGAGAATTGAAGCATTGGGTTAATATGGCCTTGGGTCGGATACGGAATGACCAATACATGACCCCTATTGTTAGCTTTTTTCTCCATTTGTTTTTGTTCTCCAATATAATTTATGTTCTTCAAGAATACTGTAGTATGCTATTTATATTGGTAGAGTGTGTAAGACCACGACTAATCTTAAAAGGAGTGGATGGAAAAAGGATTATGTCATATCAATGGATAGAGTTCTATAGCCCCAATTATagggaaacaaaaaaaagtaacgAGCTTTTCTTTGAGTTGTTTATCTTCAAAACcgatcaaatatatttttttatacaatgtatagaattatttataacccttaacccttaaataaGTGAATAAACGCGTTTCAACACACTCGAACTCACATCGTCCTACATTGCCAATAATATTCACGCCAGTCGAACCAATACTGAATTGacacatattaaatatatttttaaatatcaatcaatatcaaaatatGAGTAAAAAATAAAACGATATATAGGTTTACAAGTGTGGAAGGATTTTGATCATAGGATCtcaaaaaaatatagataagATGATTTCATCCACACAAAATATAGGCAATATTTTCAACTTTACACCGAATACAAACAATGTTCCTTGATTGAATCTAAAATTATTGAACCATCCATCCCTTTCATGATAATGATACCTTTTGGGTTCAAACGTTCaataattcaacaaatattGTTCTACCACATACGTAGACTTGTACAGCCCGACCCGAAGGTCTGTccgaaaaatgaaaatatttggataaaaatataagcttaaaAGATGAGTTTCGGCAAAAAAATTAAgctcgtttagaaaacgggttgAGTCCTaagtaaagtttttttttgccCCGAGCTTGGCCTGGATACATGTctaaaagtatcgatacccttaACAAAGTATTTGTACTTTCACAAAAGTATCAATACCCTGCCTGGTATCAATACCGTTTTAAGGttagatgttttgaaaattaaagaaaaattgctTGAGTGTCGATACTCTCTCTAAGGTGTCGATACCTCATAATGTATCGAGATTATAAGTTTTAATACAGGTCAAGCCGGTCCGGGCCCGGGGTTAGCATATATAATCTAGGccggtttgggtaaaaatttaCACCCATTTTTGAGCcgaacctaaaattttgttaaaactcGGCTCAGCACATGAACAACTCTAATCACGCTAGATTTCTAAATAAGAAGTAAAACTCTTTTAACATTGCTGTTTCCGttcataaaatttgaattttaaaacaaagataTAAGTTTCTAATCTCTCAACATAATAAGCATTGATAGAGACTAGGATGAACCctgaaatattataaaagaagtCCAAAATATTACTAATTATGGCAGCAATAGAACCACTTGTTCCCTTTgtatcaaattttcaattttataacatgttcaattttattttttttacatatcgtatgaatattaaaaatataacattataatataaatattaaataatatttaagtttaaatattataaaattcagTCCATGCAAAAAATGTTTATCTCTATACTCATGTTGTAAGTTCGAGTCACAAGAATTGTTTACTGatagtgtgtatatatatggcAATGGTTTGCTACTATCAGTGGCACGTGAGCTatgctaaatatatatacaagtcaGAATAGGGTACCTAACCAAATTTGgattaatcatttataaatataagaaataaaaataattgtatatatgaaactcgattttgatttaaatacgAAATTCTTTGCTTatacaatatgtaaatataaaatgatatttttcgCACAAACGAAAGTTGGTGTAGTTTTGagatcttttttccttttcatgcaACAATTATTGAATAATATTGTTGGCTTAACTACAATATTagaccctaaattttttttttacttcgttacttaatttatttttttgttaaaaatagtaCCTAAACTATCAATTTCATCTCATTTTACCCAAAATGGTGtatgaaatccaataaaaacaTGCTATATGTCACATTCTTATTGGCCATTGTCATGTTTTGgaataaaatgagataaaattgaTAGCTTAGATTTAGAGGTGCTATGGGCCAGGTTCGGGCTAGGCATAAGCatgattttaatatactttatgtTTGTCCAAACCCGGCCAAGaatatgggcttaaaattttgcccaaacccGTAAAATTGTAAAAGGCTAACCCAAGTCCAATTTAGCCccgcccatattatttttttgatttttttaaaaatatttatattattttatcttattttaatatttaataattttatacattttttatttattgaaaatttttatatagtcatcttaacattattttaatgtttacattagagtagtattatatatttagtatatgtttattttttaatgtgttataaataacataatataaagtattaaaaccttgaaaatgGGTCGGGTTGGGCTTGAGCCTTGAATATTTAAGCCTGAGCTCGACCCATACTTTAAACGAGCCTAATTATTTTTCCCAGACCTATTTTTCGAACCtaatatttttgcttaaaccctCTTTACATACATTGTACCAAAGAGAGCTGAATAATCATATCGATTTAAGACATTTTGAGTGAAATTTGTGTTTTGATCATAATTGAATCACTCTAGCTTTTACCTATTTtctaataacatataatatgcgTTAATGCATAAATCACTTCAACTAAGTCTCgaatttgtgattttaaatattttgtttactAAGAACACTAACCCTATTTACATCGTGCCAATATTTTAGAGACCAATTCATCAATATTCTTGTCCGAACTTCCACCTTCACACACTGCTTCCACAGCCAATTCCTTCCATTTCATagcatttcttttcatttcaatcCCTTCTTCCCCTTCCATAACTTGTCTAATACACCTCTCTATTTCATCTCCACTCACAATCCCATCCTCCCTCACATTAACTCGAACCCCAACTTTCCAAACATCCTCAACTAGCTTAGCATCCGTGGTTTGGTCTGTCCACTGCGGCATCGCCACCATCGGTACCCCCAAACACAAGGCCTCAATCGTCGAGTTCCACCCACAATGCGTGAAAAAACACCCTATGGCCTCATTCGCAAGTACCTCAGTTTGTGGTATCCAAGTAACTATCAATGCTTTATCACCCATTTCCTCAATGAACCCGTGTGGGACTTTCGGTAACTCGGAAGACCGAACCACCCACAAGAAATGAAACCCAGTTTGCTTTAAACCCCGTGCGAGTTCCTTCATTTGGTCGATGGTTAGGTTAGCCATGCTTCCAAATGAGACGTAAATGACCGAGCATGGTGGCTTGGTGGTTAGCCAACATGTACTGGTAGAGTCTAGTTTAAAGAGATTGAGATCGTAATCTTTGTCGTTTTCAAGTCTTTTATCTAAATACATGGATGGGATTGTTGGGCCTATCGTTAACAATGGTTGAGTCATCACCTTCGACATCGAATCAACAACCTGTTTATATCAAAGAGATCATTACAAAATGGTAAAAGTACCTTGCATGTCCCTATACCACTTGAtgcatttttgtttttatacttttaaaaatagtaacaatataatagtgaaatgataacaaaacaataaaaatcagtgataaaatagtaacaaaaatattttttttacaaattcgtGCCGAGCCTAGGCAAAAAAAAGCTTTCCCATTTTTCGGgattatatttttgcccaaatctTCTCACTTTTCAAGCTGGCCTTCGAGTTGAACTGGGTGACTCGGCTCATGGATAAGTCTAGGTTTTAGTTAGGGTTTTGAAACCAATTCTCTAGCTATCACTGCCACCGGGGtgaatagaaatatttttttgtctcaatttggCACTTAAGTTTAgcttaaatattcaatttgatacctaagttttttttgtcccaattaGGTATCTATGTTTTGCTACAAGAAAACACATGTCAAACATTCATTAGCAATATGATGTCATTTGGTTTGGAtaccaaattgaaaaatgaaattaaacttaaatatcaaattgaaaaaaacccttaaaataccaaatttaaaactaaactcaatactaaatgatatattaaccgcttgaatttctcaaaaaatagataaatttaatataataataaaatgaaatatttaaatactaTTAGTTTATATTGATACGATTGACATCGacaattattattaattgaagTTATTATTAACTAAGCCCAAAAATATTAGAGCAGAACTCAATCAAGTCCTaaaattgagaagaaaagagagagagagagagagagcctTA of Gossypium raimondii isolate GPD5lz chromosome 3, ASM2569854v1, whole genome shotgun sequence contains these proteins:
- the LOC105796318 gene encoding UDP-glycosyltransferase 74F2, with the translated sequence MEKKANKRVHVLVIPYPSQGHINPMLQFSKRLSSKGLKATFATTVFISETMKPELLNSDIDFDTISDGCDKGGFLQVESVDDYLVRLQTVGSKTLTELIIKHKNSPHPIDCILYDAFLPWVLDVGQQFGIVGIAFFTQACAVDYIYYYARNGLLSLPISSSMMPIVIPGLPLLDLRDMPSFIYVVGSYPSYFELVLNQFSNIDKVDFILVNSFYKLEQEVVDSMSKVMTQPLLTIGPTIPSMYLDKRLENDKDYDLNLFKLDSTSTCWLTTKPPCSVIYVSFGSMANLTIDQMKELARGLKQTGFHFLWVVRSSELPKVPHGFIEEMGDKALIVTWIPQTEVLANEAIGCFFTHCGWNSTIEALCLGVPMVAMPQWTDQTTDAKLVEDVWKVGVRVNVREDGIVSGDEIERCIRQVMEGEEGIEMKRNAMKWKELAVEAVCEGGSSDKNIDELVSKILARCK